In Candidatus Dormiibacterota bacterium, one DNA window encodes the following:
- a CDS encoding molybdopterin-dependent oxidoreductase produces MQNLRSQLTTGEDIVDPATWAGAIPHANGIAPRVRVGHDRWFNLLWLLPIGFGLLLVGVAAAQGLRGLPQIQRFIQQYPGTIESAGAQQHEGFPLWVSVQHLLTGFLMIFIIRSGLQILTDHPRLYWTRHSTPGRDWFRIQNPVPAEPLWTAKQDSISLPGQIGLPGIRHSIGLARWWHLGMDSLFVLNGIVFYILLFATGRWQRLVPTSWDVFPNAASVLIQYLSLHWPTENGWVAYNSMQLLAYFLTVFVAGPLALMTGLGMSPALSTRFKVVSRRLSIQAARSMHFLVMAWFVFFICIHVALVFTTGLLRNLNHMYAGRNDESWLGLGIFALSMAVFTAAWVMATPYTLRHPRVVQRIGFALIGPAQRLFEHLDATPGEYTEKDISPYFWHNGHFPDSDDYRAMLDNNFATYRLRIGGLVDNPVELDLAEIRALPAHQQITQHFCIQGWSGIAKWGGVRMQTILDLVKPQPEAKWVVFYSLAEGPNKGVYYDAHPVEQMHYHLTMLAYDMNGEALSFGHGAPLRLRNEVQLGFKQVKWLAAIEFVAHYSEIGGGFGGYNEDHEFFGYRQSI; encoded by the coding sequence ATGCAAAACCTTCGATCGCAACTGACCACGGGCGAGGACATTGTCGACCCCGCCACTTGGGCCGGCGCGATACCCCACGCCAACGGCATCGCTCCGCGCGTGCGGGTCGGTCACGACCGCTGGTTCAACCTGCTCTGGCTGCTCCCCATCGGGTTCGGTCTGCTCCTGGTCGGGGTGGCGGCGGCGCAGGGCCTCCGGGGCCTTCCCCAGATCCAGCGCTTCATCCAGCAGTATCCGGGCACGATCGAGTCCGCCGGTGCGCAACAGCATGAGGGGTTTCCCCTGTGGGTCTCGGTGCAGCACCTCCTCACCGGCTTCCTGATGATCTTCATCATCCGCTCGGGGCTGCAGATCCTGACGGACCATCCGCGGCTTTACTGGACCCGTCACAGCACCCCGGGCAGGGATTGGTTCCGCATCCAGAACCCGGTTCCCGCGGAGCCCCTCTGGACGGCCAAGCAGGACTCCATCAGCCTCCCCGGGCAGATCGGGCTGCCGGGGATCAGGCACTCGATCGGTCTCGCCCGCTGGTGGCACCTAGGTATGGATTCCTTGTTCGTCCTGAACGGGATCGTCTTCTACATCCTGCTCTTCGCCACGGGACGCTGGCAGCGCCTTGTGCCAACCAGCTGGGACGTGTTTCCCAACGCGGCGTCCGTTCTGATCCAGTACTTGTCACTGCACTGGCCAACCGAGAACGGCTGGGTCGCGTACAACAGCATGCAGCTGTTGGCCTACTTCCTGACCGTGTTTGTGGCCGGCCCACTTGCCCTGATGACCGGCCTGGGCATGTCACCAGCGCTGTCCACACGTTTCAAGGTGGTCAGCCGCAGGCTGAGCATCCAGGCGGCGCGCTCGATGCACTTCCTGGTAATGGCCTGGTTCGTCTTCTTCATCTGTATCCACGTGGCGCTGGTCTTCACCACCGGGTTGCTCCGCAACCTCAACCACATGTACGCCGGGCGCAACGACGAGAGCTGGCTCGGGCTTGGGATCTTCGCCCTGTCGATGGCGGTGTTCACCGCCGCGTGGGTGATGGCCACGCCGTACACGCTGCGGCACCCCCGGGTAGTGCAGCGCATCGGTTTCGCGCTGATCGGGCCGGCGCAGCGGCTCTTCGAGCACCTCGATGCGACGCCGGGGGAGTACACCGAGAAAGACATCTCACCGTATTTCTGGCACAACGGCCACTTCCCGGACTCCGACGATTACCGGGCCATGCTGGACAACAACTTCGCCACCTACCGGCTGCGGATCGGGGGCCTGGTTGACAACCCAGTCGAGCTTGACCTCGCAGAAATCAGGGCGCTCCCAGCCCATCAACAGATAACCCAGCACTTCTGCATCCAGGGCTGGTCAGGCATCGCGAAGTGGGGCGGGGTTCGGATGCAGACCATCCTCGACCTGGTCAAGCCTCAACCGGAGGCCAAGTGGGTGGTCTTCTACTCATTGGCGGAGGGCCCCAACAAGGGCGTCTACTACGACGCCCATCCGGTGGAGCAGATGCACTATCACCTGACCATGCTGGCCTACGACATGAACGGTGAGGCGCTCTCGTTCGGCCACGGCGCCCCGCTCCGGCTGAGAAACGAGGTGCAACTGGGCTTCAAGCAGGTGAAGTGGTTGGCGGCCATCGAGTTCGTGGCGCACTACTCCGAGATCGGCGGCGGCTTCGGCGGTTACAACGAGGACCATGAGTTCTTCGGGTACCGCCAGTCGATCTAG
- a CDS encoding amino acid ABC transporter substrate-binding protein — translation MRRSWLPLAPLIAISSVAAACARSPAVISAPLGSAITVGAVLSLTGSQASSGQMAKEGYLYCQDWINGKGGINLKGVGNRLSLDIADDQSRPSIAAAATEQLILDNHETLLLGPSNDATTSRAAPVAEQHQVPMVSSGASSDAIFNNHYHYLFSVLAPDSRQLQGVVDMALAQDPKPQSVAILYASDSLSAEVAAATAAYATAKGLALVYSASYPSGVNDVSAQLGAASGAGAELILEVGHPGESVRTVQQARQMNIQPKLLGFTDGPGAALFTADLHKAANYAVGATQWAPAARNQISYFLDSFHYALAFAAQFGHLPDEHAGAATAACLTLEVAIERAASTDPAKVRDALAATDLNTFFGQIKFDDRGANAVKPIYVQQVQSGFAVLVWPPDVASARPRYPDPGWAKR, via the coding sequence GTGCGGAGGTCCTGGCTTCCCCTCGCGCCGCTGATCGCGATCAGCTCAGTGGCGGCCGCCTGTGCACGCAGCCCCGCCGTGATCAGCGCGCCGTTGGGGAGCGCCATCACGGTCGGAGCCGTCCTCTCGCTCACCGGCAGCCAGGCGAGCAGCGGCCAGATGGCCAAGGAGGGTTACCTTTACTGTCAGGACTGGATCAACGGGAAGGGCGGCATCAACCTCAAGGGGGTCGGCAACCGGTTGAGTCTCGACATCGCCGACGATCAGAGCCGGCCATCGATCGCGGCGGCGGCCACGGAGCAACTGATCTTGGACAATCACGAAACGCTGCTGCTGGGCCCCTCGAACGACGCCACCACCAGCCGCGCGGCGCCCGTCGCCGAACAGCACCAGGTGCCGATGGTCAGCAGTGGCGCCTCCTCGGACGCGATCTTCAACAACCACTACCACTATCTATTCAGTGTGCTGGCGCCGGACAGCCGGCAGCTGCAGGGCGTGGTCGATATGGCGCTGGCGCAGGATCCGAAACCGCAATCGGTGGCCATTCTGTACGCCAGCGATAGCCTCTCGGCCGAGGTCGCCGCCGCTACCGCCGCATACGCGACGGCGAAAGGCCTGGCGCTGGTCTACAGCGCTTCCTATCCCTCGGGCGTCAACGACGTCAGCGCGCAGCTGGGGGCGGCCAGCGGGGCTGGCGCCGAGCTCATCCTCGAGGTTGGGCATCCCGGCGAGAGCGTGCGCACCGTCCAGCAGGCCCGGCAGATGAATATCCAGCCCAAACTCCTGGGGTTCACCGACGGACCCGGCGCCGCCCTCTTTACTGCCGATCTCCACAAGGCGGCGAATTACGCCGTGGGCGCGACGCAGTGGGCACCGGCCGCGCGCAACCAGATCAGTTATTTCCTTGACAGCTTCCACTACGCGCTGGCGTTCGCTGCGCAGTTCGGGCACCTTCCCGACGAGCATGCCGGCGCGGCGACGGCCGCCTGCCTCACGCTCGAGGTCGCGATCGAGCGCGCCGCCTCCACCGATCCGGCGAAGGTGCGCGACGCGCTCGCCGCCACAGACCTCAACACCTTTTTCGGCCAGATCAAGTTCGACGACCGCGGGGCGAATGCCGTCAAGCCGATTTACGTTCAGCAGGTTCAGTCAGGCTTCGCGGTCCTCGTCTGGCCGCCCGATGTCGCGAGCGCCCGACCTCGCTACCCGGATCCTGGCTGGGCGAAGCGCTAG
- a CDS encoding AAA family ATPase yields the protein MERALCPVLVGRERELDLLEDALIASNRGRGQVVVIAGEAGVGKTRLVNALRVSAARAGTTVVSGSCSEADLTLPYLPFVEGIGNYLASLDGERIKTRLGPATRRQLGHLFPQLELSPPAEVGDPGQARMRLYEALLTLLQIAAEQRGLLLVLEDLHWADASTRELLDYLARRVRRSRILILGTYRSDELHRRHPLQPLVQAWQRAGTIETVQLAPLDPPGVGRMTSAIFDGAPVEDELRDFLFARTEGNPFVLEEFLKAALDQGDIFKTAQGWDRKAIGHLKLPATVKETILLRVERLQEQQANILRAAAVLGRCFDYRMLVGISGESETTVRAALRAFVEQQLAQEETDGGYSFRHALTREAILDDMIAPERERLHARAADQLREQPGANIMELASHLMAAARWQEAIPVALRAATDAEGRKGYLEAVHLYERLLDHTSDRCMRGELLSRLGKVQFFAGETRQAQRYLAEGIAILDQCGDPRAAAGYRIWLGRCHWMRSRPDLARQEFEAARAALEPHGPSEDLAYAYVRLASLHTFDKEHEIALQLSREAVRIATAVGADGPRIHAYNYLGTNLQPMGQVEEGLHWLDQGYREAVAAGYDWIAVVALYNAIGDQLHHARGRQALERLGWLQDMSGPLRSRDSGLLEAEGFLAMRARGEPERARRLLEAAVPRAEEVEDTLFAHRMRLVLAHALAALDQLDEAWRVLPAQPATAETQEVMGFIYESMWLHLVGGNVAAAQELAQQVVRMVEADPVRNTEIYLLDHAVDALLRADDIPTARRLLAIAHTDVFGRHPLLLRARGRLALAEGDLAGARDNLHEAVSALDGAEFADEEWPTRRAFAAALLASGDRDGAERELRIVLLAARERGHLLEARLAAQGLAQLGVAVPDLVPSPPTAATAAEVDGEGRQPTERLVTVMSIDIRGFTAITIQEPPHELADRIATFYRWAEQEIHRHQGLVDRYAGDAVLAIFNVTGAKLDHCIQAVEAALAIRDKAGFIGLPVGVGVAVGPAVVGQLSEGSPLTAVGETINLAARLQAQAEPGEVILSEEAYRRARHWLEEQRVSPIQASLTLKGFPLPHVAYRLAVPIADGV from the coding sequence ATGGAACGGGCGCTTTGCCCTGTCCTCGTCGGTCGCGAGCGCGAGCTGGATCTCCTCGAGGATGCCCTCATCGCGTCGAACCGAGGCCGAGGGCAAGTGGTGGTGATCGCCGGCGAGGCCGGAGTCGGCAAGACTCGGCTCGTCAATGCCCTGCGGGTTAGCGCCGCTCGAGCAGGCACGACGGTCGTCAGCGGATCCTGTTCCGAAGCCGATCTGACGCTCCCCTATTTGCCATTCGTCGAGGGCATCGGCAATTATCTGGCAAGCCTTGATGGCGAGCGGATCAAGACTCGGCTCGGCCCCGCGACCCGCCGTCAATTGGGGCACCTCTTTCCCCAGCTCGAACTGTCCCCGCCCGCCGAAGTCGGCGACCCTGGCCAGGCGCGAATGCGCCTCTATGAGGCGCTGCTTACCCTGCTGCAAATTGCGGCGGAGCAGCGCGGGCTCCTGCTGGTCCTGGAAGACCTCCATTGGGCCGACGCCTCCACCCGCGAACTGCTTGACTACCTCGCCCGACGCGTTCGCCGCTCGCGAATCCTCATCCTCGGGACCTATCGCAGTGACGAGCTCCATCGGCGCCACCCGCTTCAGCCGCTTGTTCAGGCCTGGCAGCGAGCGGGCACCATCGAGACCGTCCAGCTGGCACCGCTCGATCCACCCGGGGTTGGCCGGATGACCAGCGCGATCTTCGACGGAGCGCCCGTCGAAGACGAGCTCCGCGATTTCCTCTTTGCCCGCACCGAAGGCAACCCCTTCGTCCTCGAAGAGTTCCTCAAAGCGGCCCTCGACCAGGGTGACATCTTCAAGACGGCCCAGGGGTGGGATCGGAAGGCGATCGGCCATCTCAAGCTGCCGGCGACCGTCAAGGAGACGATCCTGCTTCGGGTCGAACGGCTCCAAGAGCAGCAGGCCAACATTCTTCGGGCCGCCGCCGTACTGGGGCGTTGCTTCGACTACCGGATGCTCGTCGGCATCTCTGGAGAGTCCGAGACCACCGTGCGAGCCGCACTGCGCGCCTTTGTCGAGCAACAGCTCGCGCAGGAAGAGACTGATGGCGGCTATTCCTTTCGTCATGCGCTGACGCGCGAGGCCATCCTCGATGACATGATCGCACCCGAGCGGGAGCGGCTACACGCACGGGCGGCCGATCAGCTGCGCGAGCAACCTGGCGCCAATATCATGGAACTAGCCTCCCACCTGATGGCCGCGGCACGCTGGCAGGAGGCGATCCCGGTGGCCCTACGAGCGGCGACCGACGCGGAAGGGCGGAAAGGTTACCTCGAGGCGGTTCACCTCTACGAGCGGCTGCTCGACCATACGAGCGACCGCTGCATGCGGGGCGAGCTCTTGAGCCGTCTGGGGAAGGTGCAGTTCTTCGCGGGTGAGACCCGTCAAGCCCAGCGCTATTTGGCTGAAGGGATTGCGATTCTCGATCAATGCGGTGACCCGCGTGCGGCTGCGGGCTATCGCATCTGGCTGGGGCGCTGTCATTGGATGCGCTCGCGACCAGACCTCGCTCGACAGGAGTTCGAGGCCGCACGTGCCGCGCTCGAGCCCCACGGTCCGAGTGAAGACCTGGCCTATGCGTATGTTCGCCTGGCGAGCCTCCACACCTTCGACAAGGAACACGAGATCGCACTGCAACTGTCGAGAGAAGCCGTTCGGATCGCAACCGCCGTTGGGGCGGATGGACCCAGGATCCATGCGTACAACTATCTTGGTACCAACCTTCAGCCCATGGGTCAGGTGGAAGAAGGGCTGCACTGGCTCGATCAGGGCTACCGCGAGGCCGTCGCCGCCGGCTACGACTGGATCGCGGTTGTGGCGCTCTACAACGCGATCGGCGACCAGCTTCACCACGCGCGTGGGCGCCAGGCGCTCGAGCGACTCGGGTGGTTGCAAGACATGTCAGGCCCACTGCGGTCGCGTGACAGCGGCCTCCTCGAGGCCGAAGGGTTCCTGGCCATGCGAGCACGGGGTGAGCCGGAGCGGGCCCGGCGTTTGCTCGAGGCCGCTGTGCCTCGCGCTGAGGAGGTCGAGGACACGCTGTTTGCGCACCGGATGCGGCTCGTCCTCGCCCACGCGCTCGCCGCCCTCGACCAGCTCGACGAAGCCTGGCGGGTGTTACCGGCGCAGCCCGCCACCGCTGAAACGCAGGAAGTGATGGGATTCATCTACGAGAGCATGTGGCTTCACCTGGTTGGAGGAAATGTCGCGGCCGCCCAGGAGCTAGCGCAACAGGTGGTGCGCATGGTTGAGGCCGACCCGGTTCGAAACACCGAAATCTATCTCCTCGATCACGCTGTCGACGCCCTTCTGCGCGCCGATGACATCCCCACAGCACGACGGCTGCTCGCCATCGCCCACACTGACGTCTTCGGCCGGCACCCCCTCCTGCTGCGTGCCCGTGGACGTTTGGCGCTGGCCGAGGGTGATCTGGCTGGCGCTCGCGACAACCTTCACGAGGCCGTTTCGGCGCTCGACGGCGCGGAGTTTGCCGACGAAGAGTGGCCGACGCGACGGGCCTTCGCCGCGGCGTTGCTCGCGTCAGGCGATCGCGACGGTGCGGAGCGCGAGTTGCGCATCGTCTTACTGGCGGCCCGCGAACGGGGTCATCTGCTAGAGGCTCGCCTCGCCGCGCAAGGGCTGGCTCAGCTCGGGGTGGCGGTTCCAGACTTGGTACCGAGTCCGCCCACCGCGGCCACGGCCGCCGAGGTCGACGGTGAAGGGCGCCAACCGACCGAGCGACTCGTGACCGTCATGTCAATCGACATCCGCGGATTCACGGCAATCACGATCCAGGAGCCGCCGCACGAGCTGGCCGACCGGATTGCGACCTTCTACCGCTGGGCCGAGCAGGAGATCCACCGCCACCAGGGGTTGGTGGATCGCTATGCCGGCGACGCGGTGCTGGCCATCTTCAACGTCACCGGGGCCAAGCTCGACCACTGCATCCAGGCGGTGGAGGCCGCGCTGGCCATCCGCGACAAGGCGGGCTTCATCGGCCTGCCGGTCGGCGTGGGCGTCGCCGTCGGGCCGGCCGTAGTCGGACAGCTCAGCGAGGGCTCGCCGTTAACCGCCGTGGGTGAAACGATCAACCTCGCCGCCCGATTGCAGGCTCAGGCCGAACCGGGAGAGGTCATTCTCAGCGAGGAGGCGTACCGTCGAGCGCGGCATTGGCTAGAAGAGCAGCGGGTCAGCCCCATTCAAGCCTCGCTGACGCTGAAGGGGTTCCCGCTGCCACATGTGGCGTACCGGCTGGCGGTGCCGATCGCGGACGGGGTCTAG
- a CDS encoding DUF885 domain-containing protein, whose translation MNKPAPVSAVDRLASRYVDESSALDPILATSRGVTGHDAEMTDFSPDGQAARTALDRATLQELSGLRPAAGRDRIASEGMRERLQVAIDQADAGERLRDLRIIGSPFQSIRQVFDLMATATEAEWQVIATRMERVPQALASFEAALCEGQSRKIVAARRQALVCADQGATWSGQKKTPPFFQTLASKYDGVGVPNSSLQRRLSAAALHASEAYARATRFLLEEYAPRAAERDAVGSERYQLWARAFLGTTIDLEETYRWGWDELHRIEERMAAVAGRILPGEPLHAVVHLLETDPARSIEGVDTFRNWLQELMDLTIAELDGAHFDIAEPVKRVEAMIAPPGGAAAMYYTRPSEDFKRPGRTWYPTMGKTRFPLWGEVSTAYHEGVPGHHLQLAQLIYMAGSLNRFQRMAAFVPGYSEGWALYAERLMGELGYLQNPDYELGMLRAQAFRAMRVIVDVGVHVGLKIPSNEGYHPAQTWAPELMLPFAIEHAHQPADFLRSEVDRYLGWPGQAICYKVGERAWLAVRERARQRAGQSFDLKTFHTRALNLGPMGLAQLEREMNANGDPTFDSKA comes from the coding sequence ATCAATAAGCCCGCCCCGGTCTCCGCCGTTGACCGGCTGGCGAGTCGGTACGTCGATGAATCGTCCGCGCTGGACCCGATCCTCGCCACGTCGCGCGGCGTGACAGGTCACGACGCCGAAATGACTGACTTCTCGCCGGACGGCCAGGCGGCCCGGACCGCGCTCGACCGAGCGACGCTTCAAGAACTGTCGGGGCTTCGTCCCGCCGCAGGGCGCGACCGGATCGCGTCGGAGGGCATGCGCGAGCGGTTGCAGGTCGCCATCGACCAGGCCGACGCGGGAGAGCGCCTCCGAGATCTGCGGATCATCGGCAGTCCGTTTCAGAGCATCCGCCAGGTCTTCGATCTGATGGCCACCGCGACCGAAGCGGAGTGGCAAGTCATCGCGACTCGCATGGAGCGGGTGCCGCAGGCGCTGGCCAGCTTCGAGGCGGCCCTGTGCGAGGGACAGAGTCGCAAGATCGTGGCCGCACGACGCCAGGCGCTCGTCTGCGCCGATCAGGGCGCAACCTGGAGTGGACAGAAAAAGACGCCGCCATTCTTTCAGACGCTGGCATCCAAATACGACGGCGTCGGTGTGCCCAACTCGTCGCTCCAGCGCCGGCTGAGCGCGGCCGCACTTCACGCCTCGGAGGCGTACGCGCGCGCCACCCGCTTTCTGCTCGAGGAATACGCGCCGCGAGCGGCCGAGCGCGATGCCGTCGGGTCGGAACGCTACCAGCTCTGGGCGCGGGCGTTTCTGGGAACCACCATTGACCTGGAAGAGACGTATCGCTGGGGTTGGGACGAGCTCCATCGGATCGAGGAACGGATGGCCGCCGTGGCCGGCCGGATCCTGCCCGGCGAACCGCTGCACGCGGTGGTCCACCTGTTGGAGACCGACCCGGCGCGGTCGATCGAGGGCGTCGACACGTTCCGCAACTGGCTGCAGGAGCTGATGGATCTCACGATCGCCGAGCTGGATGGCGCGCACTTCGATATCGCGGAGCCTGTCAAGCGCGTCGAGGCCATGATCGCGCCGCCGGGCGGCGCGGCGGCAATGTATTACACGCGGCCGTCAGAAGACTTCAAGCGGCCGGGGAGGACCTGGTATCCCACAATGGGAAAGACGCGGTTCCCCCTGTGGGGCGAAGTCTCGACCGCCTACCACGAGGGCGTGCCAGGCCACCATCTTCAGCTGGCGCAGCTGATCTACATGGCCGGCTCTCTCAACCGTTTCCAGCGCATGGCGGCATTCGTTCCTGGCTACTCCGAGGGCTGGGCCCTGTACGCCGAGCGCCTGATGGGGGAGTTGGGCTACCTGCAGAACCCGGACTACGAATTGGGGATGCTGCGCGCACAGGCCTTTCGCGCCATGCGTGTCATCGTGGACGTCGGGGTACACGTCGGACTCAAGATCCCTTCGAACGAGGGCTACCACCCGGCTCAAACGTGGGCGCCGGAGCTGATGCTGCCATTCGCCATCGAGCATGCCCATCAGCCGGCAGACTTCCTGCGCAGCGAGGTCGATCGCTACCTGGGTTGGCCGGGACAGGCGATTTGTTACAAGGTGGGGGAGCGAGCCTGGCTCGCCGTTCGAGAGCGGGCACGCCAGCGCGCGGGCCAGAGTTTTGACCTGAAGACGTTCCACACGCGAGCGCTCAACCTCGGACCAATGGGCCTCGCCCAGCTGGAACGAGAAATGAACGCCAACGGCGATCCGACTTTCGATTCGAAAGCCTGA
- a CDS encoding leucyl aminopeptidase has protein sequence MQARLLNTAPEKAEADALILPIFEGQPKVPPEAVALDKKLKGAIAQLLTDREFRGKFMELVPVHNLGNAPSKWTVLVGLGKPEELDLVRLRNALQSAGRVLRKRGHRRVAVILPRAVAATAGPADLARAATEGIGLSNFDTGSLKTRHEQAVTQIDELSIIRLDGEKSAAAAVKDGLVLAEATNRIRGWVNAPANAFTPTVFVEKAKEAVKGTGLDLKVLEAEDMRRLKMGALLAVARGSDEPAKMIVLRHNSGRKGGPMLALVGKGITFDSGGISIKPAQNMEMMKSDMGGGAAVVGAMLAIAELKPKINVIGIVPTTENMPSGKAIKPGDVVTGSGGKTIEIINTDAEGRLILSDGITYAVNEGATHIVDIATLTGSIARTLGPLAIGVFGNNRTLMDLVRRAGDLAGERLWELPTWADYDGLIDSEIADIKNSTVPWAGATTAALFLREFVDGRPWVHLDIAGSAWQNASELKTVPKGPTGSGVRVMAHLAQLLADQ, from the coding sequence ATGCAGGCTCGGCTGCTGAACACTGCCCCTGAAAAGGCGGAAGCGGACGCGCTCATCCTGCCGATCTTTGAAGGGCAGCCGAAGGTGCCGCCCGAGGCTGTCGCCCTCGACAAGAAGCTGAAGGGCGCCATCGCGCAGCTGCTCACGGATCGAGAGTTCCGGGGCAAGTTCATGGAGCTGGTACCCGTTCACAACCTCGGCAACGCGCCCAGCAAGTGGACCGTCCTCGTCGGATTGGGCAAGCCCGAGGAGCTTGACCTGGTGAGGCTCCGCAACGCCCTGCAGTCCGCCGGCCGTGTCCTCCGCAAGCGCGGGCATCGCCGCGTCGCCGTCATCCTGCCCCGCGCCGTCGCGGCAACCGCCGGGCCCGCTGACCTGGCCAGAGCCGCCACGGAGGGCATCGGACTCAGTAACTTCGACACCGGCTCGCTGAAGACGCGACACGAGCAGGCGGTCACACAGATCGACGAGCTTAGCATCATCCGCCTCGACGGGGAAAAGAGCGCGGCGGCGGCGGTCAAGGACGGGCTGGTGCTCGCCGAGGCGACGAACCGGATTCGTGGGTGGGTCAACGCGCCCGCCAATGCGTTCACCCCAACTGTCTTTGTCGAGAAGGCCAAGGAGGCCGTCAAGGGCACGGGCCTCGATCTCAAGGTGCTCGAGGCCGAAGACATGAGACGGCTCAAGATGGGCGCCCTGCTGGCCGTGGCGCGTGGCTCGGATGAGCCGGCCAAGATGATCGTGCTCCGCCACAATTCCGGCCGGAAAGGCGGGCCCATGCTCGCGCTGGTCGGCAAGGGGATCACCTTCGACAGCGGCGGCATCTCGATCAAGCCGGCCCAGAACATGGAGATGATGAAATCGGACATGGGTGGCGGCGCGGCGGTGGTGGGCGCCATGCTGGCGATCGCCGAGCTGAAGCCGAAGATCAACGTGATCGGCATCGTGCCGACAACCGAGAACATGCCATCAGGCAAAGCGATCAAGCCGGGCGACGTGGTGACCGGCTCGGGCGGTAAGACGATCGAAATCATCAACACCGATGCCGAAGGACGACTCATCCTTTCTGATGGGATCACCTACGCCGTGAACGAGGGGGCGACCCACATCGTCGACATTGCGACGCTGACCGGGTCGATCGCCCGCACCCTGGGCCCGCTTGCGATCGGCGTCTTTGGGAACAATCGAACCTTGATGGATCTCGTGCGCCGAGCGGGTGACCTCGCCGGCGAGCGCCTGTGGGAGCTGCCCACCTGGGCGGATTACGACGGATTGATCGACAGCGAAATCGCGGACATCAAGAACTCAACGGTGCCCTGGGCCGGGGCGACCACGGCGGCCCTGTTCCTCCGAGAGTTCGTCGATGGCCGCCCGTGGGTGCACCTCGATATCGCCGGCAGCGCCTGGCAGAATGCGTCGGAGTTGAAGACTGTGCCGAAGGGACCGACCGGTTCAGGCGTGCGCGTGATGGCTCACCTCGCGCAGTTGCTCGCCGATCAATAA
- a CDS encoding MerR family transcriptional regulator, with translation MAGERLYSITEAAAKLGVSPATIATWIRLGIATASRQDELGRNRYTDADLVEMERRFQERQARKRV, from the coding sequence ATGGCTGGGGAGCGCCTCTACTCGATCACCGAGGCCGCCGCGAAGCTTGGCGTGTCACCCGCGACGATTGCCACATGGATCCGCCTTGGCATTGCCACGGCGAGCCGCCAGGACGAGTTGGGTCGCAACCGCTATACGGACGCGGACCTCGTCGAGATGGAGCGGCGCTTCCAGGAGCGACAGGCGCGGAAACGCGTTTGA
- a CDS encoding LLM class F420-dependent oxidoreductase yields the protein MKLLGFQIPNYTFPGVTDDKLFDHVAMLASTAEKAGFDSVFVMDHFYQLPNIGPRTDAMLEGYTVLAGIAARTKKIRLGTLVTGVTYRNPAFLAKVVTTLDIMSSGRAILGLGAAWNEDEHRGYGYEFPPVGERLSRLEEALQICRAMFRDEAPTFEGRYYRIEGALNFPRPIQPNGPPIMIGGGGEQRTLKLVAQYADMCNIFGDVAMVRHKMDVLERHCETVGRDPSTIVKTRLGTLVIRKTNEEAERLLEQLLNRPGIDQERVRSMLMVGGPDRVAEQAQKLLDAGLDGLIFNMPHMEDPEAIELAGKTLAGLRQPAGAR from the coding sequence ATGAAGCTGTTGGGATTTCAGATTCCGAATTACACCTTTCCGGGTGTAACCGACGACAAGCTCTTCGACCATGTCGCCATGCTCGCCAGCACCGCGGAGAAGGCCGGCTTCGACTCCGTCTTCGTGATGGATCACTTCTATCAGCTCCCCAATATCGGGCCCCGGACCGATGCGATGCTCGAGGGTTACACGGTTCTGGCGGGGATTGCCGCGCGAACGAAGAAGATCCGCCTCGGCACGCTGGTGACGGGCGTGACGTACCGCAATCCCGCCTTCCTCGCAAAAGTCGTGACGACGCTGGACATCATGTCATCGGGGCGGGCGATCCTGGGACTTGGCGCCGCCTGGAACGAGGATGAGCATCGCGGGTACGGCTATGAGTTCCCGCCGGTCGGGGAACGCCTCAGCCGCCTCGAAGAGGCCCTGCAGATTTGCCGTGCCATGTTTCGCGATGAGGCGCCAACTTTCGAGGGCCGCTACTACCGCATCGAAGGCGCGCTGAACTTCCCTCGACCGATCCAGCCCAACGGTCCGCCGATCATGATCGGCGGCGGCGGTGAGCAACGGACGCTCAAACTGGTCGCCCAGTACGCCGACATGTGCAACATCTTCGGCGACGTCGCAATGGTGCGGCACAAGATGGACGTCCTCGAGCGGCATTGCGAGACGGTTGGTCGCGATCCCAGCACGATCGTCAAGACCCGGCTCGGAACGCTTGTCATTCGCAAGACCAACGAGGAGGCCGAGCGGCTCCTCGAGCAACTCCTCAACCGGCCCGGGATCGATCAGGAACGGGTCCGCTCCATGCTCATGGTCGGCGGCCCCGACCGAGTGGCGGAGCAAGCGCAGAAACTCCTCGATGCCGGACTGGACGGCCTGATCTTCAACATGCCGCACATGGAGGATCCCGAGGCGATCGAGCTCGCGGGGAAGACGCTCGCCGGCCTGCGGCAGCCCGCCGGGGCTCGATAG